A single region of the Mycobacterium avium subsp. avium genome encodes:
- the dnaJ gene encoding molecular chaperone DnaJ: MARDYYGLLGVSRNAGDAEIKRAYRKLARELHPDVNPDEAAQAKFKEISVAYEVLSDPEKRRIVDLGGDPMENAAAAGGGFGGLGDVFEAFFGGGFSGGATSRGPIGRVRPGSDSLLRMRLDLEECATGVTKQVTVDTAVLCDRCQGKGTNGDSAPVPCDTCGGRGEVQTVQRSLLGQVMTSRPCPTCRGVGVVIPDPCHQCMGDGRVRARREISVKIPAGVGDGMRVRLAAQGEVGPGGGPAGDLYVEVYEQSHDVFVREGDDLHCTVSVPMVDAALGATVTVDAILDGVSEITIPPGTQPASVITLRGHGMPHLRTGTRGDLHVHVEVVVPARLDARDTELLRELKARRSRDVPEVRSTHAGGGLFSRLRETFTGR; encoded by the coding sequence GTGGCACGCGATTATTACGGGCTGCTCGGCGTGAGCAGAAACGCCGGTGACGCGGAGATCAAGCGCGCGTACCGCAAGTTGGCGCGCGAACTGCATCCCGACGTCAACCCCGATGAGGCCGCGCAGGCGAAGTTCAAGGAAATCAGCGTCGCTTACGAGGTGCTGAGCGACCCCGAGAAGCGGCGGATCGTCGACCTGGGCGGCGATCCGATGGAGAATGCGGCCGCGGCCGGCGGCGGTTTCGGGGGCCTGGGCGACGTGTTCGAGGCCTTCTTCGGTGGCGGCTTCAGCGGTGGCGCGACCTCCCGAGGTCCGATCGGGCGGGTACGGCCCGGCTCGGATTCGCTGCTGCGGATGCGGCTCGATCTCGAAGAGTGCGCGACCGGCGTCACCAAGCAGGTCACCGTCGACACCGCTGTGCTGTGTGACCGCTGCCAGGGCAAGGGCACCAACGGCGACTCGGCTCCGGTGCCGTGCGACACGTGTGGTGGTCGCGGCGAGGTCCAGACCGTGCAGCGCTCCCTGCTGGGGCAGGTGATGACGTCACGGCCGTGTCCGACCTGCCGCGGCGTCGGGGTCGTCATCCCCGACCCGTGCCACCAGTGCATGGGTGACGGCCGGGTGCGCGCCCGCCGGGAGATCAGCGTCAAGATCCCCGCCGGTGTCGGCGACGGCATGCGCGTGCGGCTGGCCGCCCAGGGCGAGGTGGGACCCGGCGGCGGGCCGGCCGGTGACCTGTACGTCGAGGTGTACGAGCAGAGCCACGACGTCTTCGTCCGCGAAGGCGACGACCTGCACTGCACCGTGTCGGTGCCGATGGTCGACGCGGCGCTGGGCGCCACGGTCACCGTCGACGCCATCCTGGACGGCGTCAGCGAGATCACCATTCCGCCGGGCACCCAACCGGCTTCGGTCATCACGCTGCGCGGCCACGGGATGCCGCACCTGCGCACCGGCACCCGCGGTGATCTGCATGTCCACGTCGAGGTGGTGGTTCCCGCCCGCCTGGACGCCCGCGACACCGAACTGCTGCGCGAACTGAAGGCCCGCCGCAGCCGCGACGTCCCCGAGGTGCGCTCGACCCACGCCGGCGGCGGCCTGTTCAGCCGGCTGCGCGAGACGTTCACCGGACGCTAG
- the mbtG gene encoding NADPH-dependent L-lysine N(6)-monooxygenase MbtG, giving the protein MSTLAIVGAGAKAVAVAAKASVLRDMGVEVPDVVAVERIGVAANWQASGGWTDGAHRLGTSPEKDVGFPYRSALVPRRNAELDERMTRYSWQSYLIATASFAEWIDRGRPAPPHRRWSQYLSWVADHVGMNVVHGEVERLAVTGDRWAIHTHETTVHADALMITGPGQAEKSLLPGNPRVLSIAQFWDRAANHDRISAERVAVIGGGETAAAMLNELFRHRVSSITVISPQATLFTRGEGYFENSLFSDPTNWPALTLAERRDALARTDRGVFSSNVQEALLADDRIHHLRGRVAHAVGRQGQIRLTLSTNRGSENLETVHGFDLVIDGSGADSLWFAPLFSQDALDLLELGLGGPLTSERLQEAIGYDLSVTDVTPKLFLPNLSGLTQGPGFPNLSCLGLLSDRVLGSTVSPSAYPLTRRHDERQPL; this is encoded by the coding sequence ATGAGCACACTCGCGATCGTGGGCGCCGGCGCCAAGGCGGTGGCCGTCGCCGCCAAGGCGTCGGTATTGCGCGACATGGGCGTCGAGGTTCCGGACGTGGTCGCCGTGGAACGCATCGGCGTCGCGGCGAACTGGCAGGCCAGCGGCGGCTGGACGGACGGCGCGCACCGGCTGGGCACCAGCCCGGAAAAGGACGTCGGCTTTCCCTACCGCTCGGCGCTGGTGCCGCGCCGCAACGCCGAGCTGGACGAGCGGATGACCCGCTACAGCTGGCAGTCCTACCTGATCGCCACGGCGTCGTTCGCCGAGTGGATCGACCGCGGCAGGCCGGCGCCGCCGCATCGGCGGTGGAGCCAGTATCTGAGCTGGGTCGCCGACCACGTGGGCATGAATGTCGTGCACGGCGAGGTCGAACGGCTGGCCGTCACCGGGGACCGCTGGGCGATCCACACCCACGAGACCACCGTGCACGCCGACGCGTTGATGATCACCGGCCCCGGCCAGGCCGAAAAGTCCTTGCTTCCGGGCAATCCGCGCGTCCTCTCGATCGCCCAGTTCTGGGACCGCGCCGCCAATCACGACCGGATCAGCGCGGAGCGGGTCGCGGTGATCGGCGGCGGTGAGACGGCCGCCGCGATGCTCAATGAGCTGTTCCGGCACCGGGTCTCGAGCATCACCGTCATCTCCCCCCAGGCGACGCTGTTCACGCGCGGCGAGGGGTATTTCGAGAACTCGCTGTTCTCCGATCCGACCAACTGGCCGGCCCTCACGCTGGCCGAACGTCGTGATGCCTTGGCCCGCACGGACCGGGGGGTGTTTTCGTCGAACGTGCAGGAGGCGTTGCTGGCCGATGACCGCATCCACCACCTGCGGGGCCGCGTCGCCCACGCGGTGGGCAGGCAGGGGCAGATCCGGCTGACGTTGTCCACCAACCGAGGAAGCGAGAACCTCGAGACGGTCCACGGGTTTGATCTCGTCATCGACGGCTCCGGCGCCGACTCGCTGTGGTTCGCACCGTTGTTCAGCCAGGACGCGCTTGATCTGCTCGAACTCGGCCTGGGTGGGCCCCTGACCTCGGAGCGGCTGCAGGAGGCTATAGGTTATGACCTGTCCGTCACAGACGTCACCCCTAAGTTGTTCCTGCCGAACCTGTCCGGACTCACCCAGGGCCCCGGATTCCCGAACCTGAGCTGCTTGGGGCTGCTATCCGATCGGGTGTTGGGTTCCACCGTCAGCCCGTCCGCGTATCCCCTGACAAGGAGACATGATGAGCGCCAACCCCTTTGA
- a CDS encoding MbtH family protein, whose translation MSANPFDDDNATFVVLANDENQHSLWPTFADTPSGWRVVFGEASRADCLEYVEQNWSDIRPKSLIEALAGE comes from the coding sequence ATGAGCGCCAACCCCTTTGACGACGACAACGCCACCTTCGTGGTGCTCGCCAATGACGAGAACCAGCACAGCCTCTGGCCGACCTTCGCCGACACGCCGTCCGGCTGGCGGGTGGTCTTCGGTGAAGCAAGCCGCGCGGACTGCCTGGAGTACGTGGAGCAGAACTGGTCAGATATCCGCCCCAAGAGCCTGATTGAGGCGCTCGCGGGGGAGTAA
- a CDS encoding 16S rRNA (uracil(1498)-N(3))-methyltransferase, with the protein MVATLFYADALPETGALAVLGGDEGFHAASVRRIRPGEQLVLGDGAGGLAHCEVEHAGRDGLRARVLKRWSVAPGTPPVTVVQALPKSARSELAIELATEAGADGFLAWQAARCVANWHGARVEKGLRRWRAVARSAARQSRRAHIPLVDGVLSTPALTSRIRDEVAGGATVLALHESATERLADADLAGATSVLLVVGPEGGIADDEMAALSDAGATAVRLGPQVLRTSTAAAVALGALGVLTPRWDHPPSL; encoded by the coding sequence ATGGTCGCGACCCTGTTCTACGCCGACGCGCTGCCCGAGACCGGCGCGCTGGCCGTCCTGGGCGGTGACGAGGGGTTTCATGCCGCCAGCGTGCGGCGGATCCGCCCCGGCGAGCAACTGGTGCTCGGCGACGGCGCCGGCGGCCTGGCGCACTGCGAGGTGGAGCACGCCGGGCGTGACGGGCTGCGCGCGCGGGTGCTCAAGCGCTGGAGCGTCGCGCCCGGAACCCCGCCGGTGACCGTCGTGCAGGCCCTGCCGAAGTCGGCGCGATCGGAGCTGGCCATCGAGCTGGCCACCGAGGCGGGGGCCGACGGGTTCCTGGCCTGGCAGGCCGCCCGCTGCGTGGCCAACTGGCACGGCGCCCGGGTCGAGAAAGGTCTGCGCCGCTGGCGTGCGGTCGCCCGTTCGGCGGCTCGGCAATCGCGCCGGGCGCACATCCCGCTGGTCGACGGGGTGCTGTCCACCCCGGCGCTGACCTCGCGCATCCGCGACGAGGTGGCCGGCGGCGCGACGGTGCTGGCCTTGCACGAGTCGGCCACCGAGCGGCTCGCCGACGCCGACCTCGCGGGAGCGACATCGGTGTTGTTGGTGGTCGGTCCCGAGGGCGGGATCGCCGACGACGAGATGGCGGCGTTGTCCGACGCGGGCGCGACGGCGGTGCGGCTGGGTCCGCAGGTGCTGCGGACGTCGACCGCCGCGGCCGTGGCGCTCGGTGCGCTGGGGGTGCTGACCCCACGATGGGACCACCCGCCGAGCCTGTAA
- a CDS encoding hemolysin family protein: MTGWSELLGAVALIALGGLFAAIDAAISTVSLARVQELVRDERPGAVALSKVMSERPRYINLVVLLRITCEITATVLLVVFLYDNFGLRWGLFGAAAIMVVTSFVVMGVGPRTLGRQNAYSIALTTVLPLQVISWLLMPISRLLVVLGNAVTPGRGLRNGPFASEIELREVVDLAQQRGVVAAEERRMIQSVFELGDTPAREVMVPRTEMIWIESDKSASQAINLAVRSGHSRIPVIGENVDDIVGVVYLKDLVQQALLPGGSGRATPVSQVMRPAVFVPDSKPLDALLREMQRDRNHMALLVDEYGAIAGLVSIEDVLEEIVGEIADEYDQAETAPIEDLGDKRFRVSARLPIEDLGELYGVEFDDDLDVDTVGGLLALELGRVPLPGAEVISHGLRLHAEGGTDHRGRVRVGTVLLSPVESDRSPDGEEPEHHD, from the coding sequence ATGACCGGCTGGTCTGAGTTGCTGGGTGCGGTGGCGTTGATCGCCTTGGGCGGCCTGTTCGCGGCGATCGATGCGGCCATCAGCACGGTGTCGCTGGCCCGGGTGCAGGAGCTGGTGCGTGACGAGCGGCCCGGCGCGGTGGCGCTGTCCAAGGTGATGTCCGAGCGGCCCCGCTACATCAACCTGGTGGTGCTGCTGCGGATCACCTGCGAGATCACCGCAACCGTGCTGCTGGTGGTGTTTCTCTACGACAACTTCGGGCTCAGGTGGGGGCTGTTCGGCGCCGCCGCCATCATGGTGGTGACCAGTTTCGTGGTCATGGGGGTGGGCCCGCGCACCCTGGGCCGTCAGAACGCCTATTCCATCGCGTTGACGACAGTCCTTCCGCTGCAAGTCATTTCATGGCTGCTGATGCCGATCAGCCGGTTGCTGGTGGTGCTGGGTAATGCGGTCACTCCCGGCCGGGGGTTGCGCAACGGGCCGTTCGCCTCCGAGATCGAGCTGCGCGAGGTCGTCGACCTGGCCCAGCAACGCGGCGTGGTCGCCGCCGAGGAACGCCGCATGATCCAGTCGGTGTTCGAACTCGGTGACACCCCGGCCCGTGAGGTGATGGTGCCGCGCACCGAGATGATCTGGATCGAGAGCGACAAATCGGCGAGCCAGGCGATCAACCTGGCGGTGCGCAGCGGGCACTCGCGCATCCCGGTGATCGGCGAGAACGTCGACGACATCGTCGGGGTGGTGTACCTCAAAGACCTTGTGCAGCAGGCGCTCTTACCCGGCGGCAGCGGCCGGGCCACACCGGTGTCGCAGGTGATGCGGCCCGCCGTCTTCGTGCCGGACTCCAAGCCGCTGGATGCGCTGCTGCGGGAGATGCAGCGCGACCGGAACCACATGGCGCTGCTGGTCGACGAGTACGGGGCGATCGCCGGGCTGGTCAGCATCGAAGACGTGCTGGAGGAGATCGTCGGCGAGATCGCCGACGAATACGACCAGGCCGAGACCGCACCGATAGAAGACCTGGGCGACAAGCGGTTCCGCGTGTCGGCGCGGCTGCCCATTGAAGACCTCGGCGAGCTCTACGGCGTGGAGTTCGACGACGATCTCGACGTCGACACGGTGGGCGGCCTGCTCGCCCTGGAGCTGGGTCGGGTGCCGCTGCCCGGCGCCGAGGTGATATCGCACGGCTTGCGGCTGCACGCCGAAGGCGGCACCGACCACCGCGGCCGGGTGCGGGTGGGCACCGTGCTGCTCAGCCCGGTCGAATCCGACCGGTCACCCGACGGTGAGGAACCCGAGCATCATGACTGA
- a CDS encoding sigma-70 family RNA polymerase sigma factor, translating to MTNPDASAPSSPSLRALTARFEAARPRLGALAYRMLGSFEDAQDAVQEAWLRLSGSSGEIVNPDAWLTTVVARICLNMLRERRTHGGEELSVRLPDPIVEADEEFDPEHRAMLADAVGLALFVVLDTLPPAERLAFVLHDVFSVPFDQIATIVDRTPESARKLASRARRRIERADPVPDGDLAAQREVVDAFFAAGRSGDFERLVSVLHPEVVLRGDFGPAAAAFRADGAASVARLARSYAGPDREVRAATVNGAAGAVIFVAGHAASVMGFVVRGGRIREIDVLADPARIAKLGLRAPGADH from the coding sequence GTGACCAATCCCGATGCGTCCGCGCCGTCATCGCCGTCACTGCGGGCATTGACGGCGCGCTTCGAGGCGGCCCGGCCGCGGTTGGGCGCCCTCGCCTATCGCATGCTGGGCTCGTTCGAGGACGCCCAGGACGCCGTGCAGGAGGCCTGGCTGCGGTTGAGCGGCAGCTCCGGGGAGATCGTCAACCCCGACGCGTGGCTGACCACCGTGGTCGCCCGCATCTGCCTGAACATGTTGCGCGAGCGCCGAACTCACGGCGGCGAGGAGCTGAGCGTCCGCCTGCCCGACCCGATCGTGGAAGCCGACGAGGAATTCGATCCCGAACACCGCGCCATGCTGGCCGACGCGGTGGGGCTGGCGCTGTTCGTGGTGCTGGACACGCTGCCCCCGGCGGAGCGATTGGCCTTCGTGCTGCACGACGTCTTCAGCGTGCCGTTCGATCAGATCGCCACCATCGTCGATCGGACGCCGGAGTCGGCCCGCAAGCTGGCCAGCCGGGCGCGCCGGCGGATCGAGCGGGCCGATCCGGTTCCCGACGGCGACCTGGCCGCCCAACGCGAGGTGGTGGACGCCTTCTTCGCGGCGGGCCGCAGTGGTGACTTCGAGCGTTTGGTGTCGGTGCTGCATCCCGAGGTGGTGCTGCGAGGTGACTTCGGCCCGGCCGCGGCGGCGTTCCGGGCCGACGGTGCGGCCTCGGTGGCCAGGCTGGCCCGAAGCTACGCCGGGCCCGACCGCGAGGTGCGCGCCGCGACCGTCAACGGCGCCGCCGGCGCCGTCATCTTCGTCGCCGGACACGCGGCGTCCGTCATGGGATTCGTGGTGCGGGGCGGCCGGATCCGGGAGATCGATGTGCTGGCGGATCCGGCACGCATCGCGAAATTAGGCCTGCGCGCCCCCGGCGCCGATCACTGA
- a CDS encoding type II toxin-antitoxin system VapB family antitoxin, whose protein sequence is MIFKGVRDGKPYPEHNLSYRDWSQIPPQQIRLDELVTTTTVLALDRLLSEDSTFYGDLFPHAVRWKGTTYLEDGLHRAVRAALRNRTVLHARVFDMDMPLGQPG, encoded by the coding sequence ATGATTTTCAAGGGCGTGCGCGACGGCAAACCGTATCCCGAGCACAACCTGTCCTATCGGGATTGGTCCCAGATACCGCCGCAACAGATCCGGCTCGACGAATTGGTCACCACCACAACGGTGCTCGCGCTGGACCGCCTGCTCTCGGAGGACTCCACCTTCTACGGCGACCTGTTCCCGCACGCGGTGCGGTGGAAGGGCACCACCTATCTCGAGGACGGCCTGCACCGCGCGGTGCGCGCGGCGCTGCGGAACCGCACCGTGCTTCACGCCCGCGTGTTCGACATGGACATGCCCCTGGGCCAACCCGGGTGA
- a CDS encoding carboxymuconolactone decarboxylase family protein: MPRLQGVSDRDAGLGAKIAFFFTRRKLAQMTGLETAGMLEPLRMYAHIPRLLNAYGKLEQAESKLDVLSPRHRALAELKSATTVRCEYCIDLGSQIARQWGITDEELLGMANYRDAPCFSDLDKLILEYATAISRTPVEVSDELFEALRAHFDTAQLVGLTHVITLGNLRARFNIALDIGSSGFSGDRVCALPETGRP; this comes from the coding sequence ATGCCACGGCTACAGGGAGTCTCCGACCGCGACGCCGGCCTGGGCGCCAAGATCGCCTTCTTCTTCACCAGGCGCAAGCTCGCGCAGATGACCGGGCTGGAAACCGCGGGAATGCTGGAACCGCTGCGGATGTATGCCCACATCCCGAGACTGCTCAACGCCTACGGCAAGTTGGAGCAGGCCGAATCGAAGCTGGACGTTCTCAGTCCGCGCCACCGCGCGCTGGCGGAGCTGAAATCGGCGACGACGGTGCGCTGCGAATACTGCATAGACCTCGGCTCGCAGATCGCCCGGCAATGGGGCATCACCGACGAAGAGCTGCTGGGGATGGCCAATTATCGGGACGCGCCGTGCTTTTCCGACCTCGACAAACTGATCCTCGAATACGCGACCGCGATCAGCCGCACCCCCGTCGAGGTGAGCGATGAACTTTTCGAGGCGCTGCGCGCGCACTTCGACACCGCCCAACTGGTCGGCCTGACCCACGTCATCACGCTGGGCAATCTGCGCGCCCGCTTCAACATCGCGCTCGACATCGGGTCGTCGGGCTTTTCCGGCGACCGCGTGTGCGCCCTGCCGGAGACCGGTCGCCCGTGA
- a CDS encoding aminotransferase class I/II-fold pyridoxal phosphate-dependent enzyme — MDQSDAPLLNALADYRDKNRYGFAPPGHRQGRGTDDRVLAVLGREPFLDDVLASGGLDDRRTSNGYLQRAEDLMAEAVGAEIAWFSTCGSSLSVRAAMMAVAGGQGSLLVGRDSHKSIVAGLIFSGVQPRWITPRWDAERHFSHPPSPQQVEEAWDKHPNAAGALVVSPSPYGTCADIAGIAEVCHRRGKPLILDEAWGAHLPFHEDLPTWAMDAGADVCVVSVHKMGAGFEQGSVFHVQGDLIDRDRLSACADLLMTTSPNVLIYAAMDGWRRQMVQHGHQLLGAALDLARQVRDEIELIPDVEVLDDELLGVQASHDLDRMQVLIDVCGTGTSGYQAADWLREHARIDVGMSDHRRILATLSMADDKETLGRLTDALRAWRTAAQDFDPAPRIALPSPAEMQLETVELPRDAFFGRVQEVPTKTAAGRIAAEQITPYPPGIPAVVPGERLNDAVLDYLCSGVAAGMNLPDAADPSLQTIRVLA, encoded by the coding sequence ATGGACCAATCCGACGCACCTTTGCTCAACGCGCTGGCCGACTATCGCGACAAGAACCGGTACGGGTTCGCGCCGCCCGGGCACCGGCAGGGCCGCGGCACCGACGATCGGGTCCTCGCGGTGCTGGGCCGCGAGCCCTTTCTCGACGACGTGCTGGCCAGCGGCGGGCTCGACGACCGTCGCACCAGCAACGGCTACCTGCAGCGCGCGGAGGACCTGATGGCCGAGGCCGTCGGCGCCGAGATCGCCTGGTTCTCCACCTGCGGCAGCTCCCTGTCGGTGCGCGCGGCGATGATGGCGGTGGCCGGTGGGCAGGGCAGCCTGCTGGTCGGCCGGGACAGCCACAAGTCGATCGTGGCGGGGCTGATCTTCTCCGGGGTGCAGCCGCGCTGGATCACTCCCCGCTGGGACGCCGAGCGTCACTTTTCTCATCCGCCCTCGCCGCAGCAGGTCGAAGAGGCCTGGGACAAGCATCCCAATGCCGCCGGTGCGCTGGTCGTCAGCCCCAGCCCGTACGGCACCTGCGCCGACATCGCCGGCATCGCCGAGGTGTGTCATCGGCGGGGCAAGCCGTTGATCCTCGACGAGGCGTGGGGGGCGCACCTGCCGTTCCACGAGGACCTGCCGACCTGGGCGATGGATGCCGGCGCCGACGTGTGCGTGGTCAGCGTGCACAAGATGGGCGCCGGTTTCGAGCAGGGCTCGGTGTTCCACGTCCAGGGTGACCTCATCGACCGGGACCGCCTCTCGGCGTGCGCGGATCTGCTGATGACCACCAGCCCCAACGTCCTGATCTACGCGGCGATGGATGGCTGGCGCCGGCAGATGGTGCAGCACGGTCACCAATTGCTCGGCGCCGCATTGGATTTGGCGCGGCAGGTGCGCGACGAGATCGAGCTCATTCCCGATGTGGAGGTGCTCGACGACGAGCTGCTGGGCGTACAGGCGTCCCACGACCTGGACCGCATGCAGGTGCTGATCGACGTATGCGGCACCGGCACATCGGGTTATCAGGCCGCCGACTGGCTGCGCGAGCACGCGCGCATCGACGTGGGCATGAGCGACCACCGCCGCATCCTGGCCACCTTGTCCATGGCCGACGACAAGGAGACGCTGGGCCGTCTCACCGATGCGCTGCGGGCGTGGCGCACCGCGGCGCAGGACTTCGACCCCGCCCCCCGGATCGCGCTGCCGTCGCCGGCCGAAATGCAGTTGGAGACAGTCGAATTGCCGCGCGACGCGTTTTTCGGGCGGGTGCAGGAAGTGCCGACAAAAACCGCCGCCGGCCGGATCGCCGCCGAACAGATCACGCCCTATCCCCCGGGCATCCCCGCCGTCGTCCCCGGCGAGCGGCTCAATGATGCTGTGCTGGACTACCTTTGCTCCGGTGTGGCCGCGGGGATGAACCTGCCCGACGCGGCCGATCCGTCGCTGCAGACCATCCGGGTGCTCGCCTGA
- the hrcA gene encoding heat-inducible transcriptional repressor HrcA, which yields MGTADDRRFEVLRAIVADFVATKEPIGSKTLVERHNLGVSSATVRNDMAVLEAEGYITQPHTSSGRVPTEKGYREFVDRLDDVKPLSSAERRAIQGFLESGVDLDDVLRRAVRLLAQLTRQVAVVQYPTLSSSTVRHLEVIALTPARLLMVVITDSGRVDQRVVELGDVIDDHELSQLREMLGQALVGKKLSAASVAVADLAGQLSSPEGLGDAVGRSATVLLESLVEHTEERLLMGGTANLTRNAADFGGSLRSILEALEEQVVVLRLLAAQQEAGKVTVRIGHETAAEQILGTSVVTTAYGTSDTVYGGMGVLGPTRMDYPGTIASVAAVALYIGEVLGAR from the coding sequence GTGGGAACTGCCGATGACCGACGGTTCGAGGTGCTGCGGGCCATCGTCGCCGATTTCGTCGCCACCAAAGAGCCGATCGGTTCCAAGACGCTGGTGGAGCGCCACAACCTGGGTGTCTCGTCGGCCACCGTCCGCAACGACATGGCGGTGCTCGAGGCCGAGGGCTACATCACCCAGCCGCACACCAGTTCCGGGCGGGTGCCCACCGAGAAGGGCTACCGCGAATTCGTCGACCGGCTCGACGACGTCAAGCCGCTGTCCTCGGCCGAACGGCGCGCGATCCAGGGATTCCTGGAGTCCGGTGTCGACCTCGACGACGTCCTGCGCCGCGCCGTGCGGCTGCTCGCGCAACTGACCCGGCAGGTGGCCGTCGTGCAGTACCCGACGCTGTCGTCGTCGACCGTGCGCCACCTCGAAGTGATCGCCCTGACGCCCGCTCGGCTGCTGATGGTCGTCATCACCGACTCCGGCCGGGTGGACCAGCGCGTCGTCGAACTCGGCGACGTCATCGACGACCACGAACTCTCCCAGCTGCGGGAGATGCTCGGCCAGGCGCTGGTGGGCAAGAAACTGTCAGCCGCCTCGGTCGCGGTGGCCGACCTCGCCGGGCAGCTGAGCAGCCCGGAAGGGCTGGGCGACGCCGTGGGCCGATCGGCGACGGTGTTGCTGGAGTCACTCGTCGAGCACACTGAAGAACGCCTGCTGATGGGCGGCACCGCCAACCTGACCCGCAACGCCGCCGATTTCGGCGGCTCGCTGCGCTCCATCCTGGAAGCGCTCGAGGAGCAGGTGGTGGTGCTGCGGTTGCTGGCCGCCCAGCAGGAAGCCGGTAAGGTGACGGTTCGCATCGGCCACGAGACGGCCGCCGAGCAGATACTGGGCACTTCCGTGGTGACCACCGCCTACGGCACCTCCGACACCGTTTACGGGGGAATGGGTGTGCTGGGGCCCACCCGGATGGACTATCCGGGAACTATCGCCAGCGTTGCCGCGGTTGCCCTTTATATCGGCGAAGTCCTGGGTGCTCGATGA
- the era gene encoding GTPase Era → MTEFRSGFVCLVGRPNTGKSTLTNALVGTKVAITSMRPQTTRHTIRGIVHREDFQIILVDTPGLHRPRTLLGKRLNDLVRDTYAEVDVIGLCIPADEAIGPGDRWIVEQIRATAPKTTLVAIVTKIDKVPKDRVAAQLVAVSELVGDGAEIVPVSAVTGAQVDIVIDVLAAALPPGPAYYPDGELTDEPEEVLMAELIREAALEGVRDELPHSLAVVIDEVNPREDRDDLIDVHALLYVERDSQKGIIIGKGGARLREVGTAARAQIEKLLGTKVYLDLRVKVAKNWQSDPKQLGRLGF, encoded by the coding sequence ATGACTGAATTCCGTTCCGGCTTCGTATGTTTGGTCGGGCGCCCCAACACCGGGAAGTCCACGCTGACCAACGCGCTGGTCGGCACCAAGGTCGCGATCACCTCGATGCGGCCTCAGACCACCCGGCACACCATCCGCGGCATCGTGCACCGGGAGGACTTCCAGATCATTCTGGTGGACACGCCGGGGCTGCACCGTCCCCGCACCTTGCTGGGCAAGCGGCTCAACGACTTGGTGCGCGACACCTACGCCGAGGTCGACGTGATCGGGCTGTGTATCCCGGCCGACGAGGCGATCGGCCCGGGTGACCGCTGGATCGTCGAGCAGATCCGGGCGACCGCGCCGAAGACGACGCTGGTCGCCATCGTCACCAAGATCGACAAGGTGCCCAAGGACCGGGTGGCCGCGCAGCTGGTCGCGGTCAGCGAGCTGGTCGGCGACGGCGCCGAGATCGTTCCGGTGTCCGCGGTGACCGGGGCGCAGGTCGACATCGTGATCGACGTGCTGGCCGCGGCGCTGCCGCCCGGGCCGGCCTACTACCCCGACGGCGAGCTGACCGACGAGCCCGAGGAGGTGCTGATGGCCGAGCTCATCCGGGAGGCCGCCCTCGAGGGTGTTCGCGACGAGCTGCCGCATTCGCTGGCGGTGGTCATCGACGAGGTCAATCCGCGGGAGGACCGCGACGATCTGATCGACGTGCACGCGCTGCTCTACGTCGAACGCGACAGCCAGAAGGGCATCATCATCGGCAAAGGGGGTGCGCGGCTGCGCGAAGTCGGCACCGCCGCGCGTGCCCAGATCGAGAAGCTGCTCGGCACCAAGGTGTATCTCGACCTGCGCGTCAAGGTCGCCAAGAACTGGCAAAGCGATCCCAAACAGCTTGGCAGGCTGGGCTTTTAG
- the ybeY gene encoding rRNA maturation RNase YbeY, translated as MSIEVSNESGIDVSEAELISVARFVIAKMDVNPAAELSMVLLDTAAMADLHMRWMDLPGPTDVMSFPMDELEPGGRPDAPEPGPAMLGDIVLCPEFAADQAAAAGHSLGHELALLTIHGVLHLLGYDHGEPDEEKEMFALQDRLLEEWVADQVEAYHQDRQQERDRRLLDKSRYFDN; from the coding sequence ATGAGCATTGAGGTGTCCAACGAGTCGGGTATCGACGTCTCCGAAGCCGAGCTGATCAGCGTCGCGCGGTTCGTCATCGCCAAGATGGACGTCAATCCGGCGGCCGAGCTGTCCATGGTGCTGCTGGACACCGCGGCGATGGCCGATCTGCACATGCGCTGGATGGACCTGCCCGGGCCGACCGACGTGATGAGCTTCCCGATGGACGAGCTGGAGCCGGGCGGCCGCCCGGATGCCCCGGAGCCGGGGCCCGCGATGCTGGGCGACATCGTGCTGTGCCCGGAATTCGCCGCCGATCAGGCGGCCGCGGCCGGGCACAGCCTGGGGCACGAGTTGGCGCTGCTGACCATCCACGGGGTGCTGCATCTGCTCGGCTACGACCACGGCGAGCCGGACGAGGAAAAGGAGATGTTCGCCCTCCAGGACCGGTTGCTCGAGGAATGGGTGGCCGATCAGGTGGAGGCCTACCACCAGGACCGCCAGCAGGAGCGCGACCGCCGATTGCTGGACAAGTCAAGGTATTTCGACAACTGA